From a single Helicovermis profundi genomic region:
- a CDS encoding pyridoxamine 5'-phosphate oxidase family protein, producing MFRKMRREKKQLSTNLSFQILQNAEYGMLATISEDGYPYLTPLNFVYLNKCIYFHSALNGHKLDNIQLNNKVSFCVTCNVKLLSEKFDTSYESVILFGKAHLVEDKERDEALLLLIQKYSKNFIEKGKEYIKKSSNATKVIKIDIEHLTGKRQ from the coding sequence ATGTTTCGTAAAATGAGAAGAGAAAAAAAACAATTATCAACTAATTTAAGTTTTCAAATACTTCAAAACGCAGAATATGGTATGCTAGCAACAATAAGTGAGGATGGTTACCCTTACTTAACTCCTTTAAATTTTGTTTATCTTAACAAATGTATATATTTCCATAGTGCTTTAAACGGACATAAACTTGACAATATTCAATTAAATAATAAAGTTTCTTTTTGTGTAACATGCAATGTGAAACTACTATCTGAAAAATTTGACACAAGTTATGAAAGTGTAATTCTATTTGGAAAAGCCCATCTTGTTGAAGATAAAGAGAGAGATGAAGCTCTATTACTACTTATTCAAAAGTATTCTAAAAATTTCATTGAAAAGGGAAAAGAATATATTAAGAAATCGAGCAATGCTACAAAGGTAATAAAAATTGATATTGAACATTTAACTGGTAAAAGACAGTGA
- a CDS encoding sensor domain-containing diguanylate cyclase: MSNQNEILLLEQNKKIIDLKNEVAEKSNFIWIIGEVVKHSSKLKTESELAYLIVDMLIGIFGLTEAKFYIKQDDDTYTLYKIDNSCDNKFVEYKNAKLDIETKNTSKTKLIVNNFSHLRVPIIDFLSTGVMGILMVTHRQKDFFNKTKLDFFDTLSIQISSALINARLYLKVSELSSKDILTNCLNRRYLDDLIDYNGSNDITYVIFDLDNFKLVNDTFGHGKGDQLLVEISDLAINFFKEYKGRVIRYGGDEFIVILEKNFEDSIKIINLFREKLLSNEFVNSFPFKISASFGVANYPMHSDSLRELQIMADQALYKAKENGKDQIVSYEL, from the coding sequence ATGAGTAATCAAAATGAGATTTTATTATTAGAACAAAATAAAAAAATTATTGATTTAAAAAATGAAGTTGCTGAAAAAAGTAATTTTATTTGGATAATAGGTGAAGTAGTCAAACATTCAAGTAAACTTAAAACAGAAAGTGAGTTAGCTTATTTAATTGTTGATATGCTAATAGGTATATTTGGATTAACAGAAGCGAAATTCTATATAAAACAAGATGATGATACATATACACTTTATAAAATTGATAATTCATGTGACAATAAATTTGTAGAATACAAAAATGCAAAGCTTGATATTGAAACAAAAAATACTTCTAAAACTAAATTAATAGTTAATAATTTTTCTCATTTAAGAGTTCCTATAATCGATTTTTTATCAACTGGAGTAATGGGAATTTTGATGGTAACTCATAGGCAAAAAGATTTTTTTAATAAAACAAAGTTAGATTTTTTTGATACATTATCAATTCAAATTTCTAGTGCACTTATAAATGCAAGGCTATACTTAAAGGTATCAGAACTTTCTAGTAAGGATATTTTAACAAATTGTTTAAATAGAAGATATTTAGATGATTTAATAGATTATAATGGGTCAAATGATATTACTTATGTAATATTTGATTTAGATAACTTTAAATTAGTAAATGATACATTTGGACATGGAAAAGGTGATCAATTATTAGTTGAAATATCAGATTTAGCTATTAATTTTTTTAAGGAATATAAAGGTAGAGTTATAAGATATGGTGGAGATGAATTTATAGTTATTTTAGAGAAAAATTTTGAAGATAGTATTAAAATTATTAATTTATTTAGAGAAAAGTTATTATCAAATGAATTTGTAAATTCTTTTCCGTTTAAGATATCTGCGAGTTTTGGAGTTGCGAATTATCCTATGCATTCCGATTCTTTGAGAGAATTACAGATAATGGCTGATCAGGCCTTATATAAAGCTAAGGAAAATGGAAAGGATCAAATAGTAAGTTATGAGTTATAA
- a CDS encoding PFL family protein codes for MNNFNNILETISMIEKEKLDIRTITMGISLLDCCDSDGKKSREKIYNKITTYAKNLVKVGEEIEEKYGIPIINKRISVTPISLIAQSSNDLDYIEYAKTLDKAAKKVGVDFIGGFSALVQNGYTKGDKILIKSLPMALSSTDIVCSSVNVGTTKAGINMNAVKDLGKVIKETAYLTKDTNSIGCAKLVVFANAAENNPFMAGAFHGVSEPDCVIHVGISGPGVVKTALEKVKGDSFDIVSETIKKIAFKITRIGQLVANEASEKLNVPFGIIDLSLAPTPAVNDSIARILEEFGLEVVGAHGTTAALALLNDAVKKGGVMAAKHVGGLSGAFIPVSEDEGMIAAVKKGSLTIEKLEAMTCVCSVGLDMIAIPGDTPSSTISAIIADEAAIGMINNKTTGVRIIPVYGKSLGDEAVFGGLLGTAPIMKVNTFSSEDFVNRGGRIPAPIHSFKN; via the coding sequence ATGAATAATTTTAATAATATTCTTGAAACTATAAGTATGATAGAAAAAGAAAAACTTGATATAAGAACAATAACAATGGGAATTTCACTTTTGGATTGCTGTGATAGTGATGGTAAAAAATCAAGAGAAAAAATATATAATAAAATTACGACATATGCAAAAAATTTAGTTAAAGTTGGCGAGGAAATTGAAGAAAAATATGGAATCCCAATAATTAATAAAAGGATTTCTGTTACACCAATTTCTCTAATAGCGCAATCAAGCAACGATCTAGATTATATTGAATATGCTAAAACATTAGACAAAGCTGCAAAAAAAGTTGGAGTAGATTTTATTGGAGGATTTTCGGCACTTGTTCAAAATGGATATACGAAAGGTGATAAAATTCTTATCAAATCACTCCCAATGGCTTTATCATCTACTGATATTGTATGTTCATCTGTAAACGTAGGAACAACGAAAGCTGGAATTAATATGAATGCAGTAAAAGATTTGGGTAAAGTTATAAAAGAAACCGCTTATCTAACTAAAGACACTAATAGCATTGGATGTGCAAAATTAGTTGTATTTGCAAATGCTGCTGAAAACAATCCATTTATGGCAGGGGCATTTCACGGAGTATCTGAACCTGATTGTGTTATACATGTTGGCATTAGTGGACCTGGAGTAGTTAAAACAGCACTTGAAAAAGTTAAAGGAGATTCTTTTGATATAGTATCTGAAACAATTAAAAAAATTGCCTTTAAAATAACCCGAATTGGACAACTTGTAGCAAATGAAGCCTCAGAAAAATTAAATGTACCTTTTGGAATAATCGATTTATCACTTGCTCCTACTCCTGCAGTAAATGATAGTATTGCAAGAATACTTGAAGAATTTGGACTTGAAGTTGTTGGTGCACACGGAACAACAGCAGCTCTTGCACTCTTAAACGACGCGGTAAAAAAAGGTGGAGTTATGGCAGCAAAGCATGTTGGAGGACTTAGTGGAGCATTTATACCAGTGAGTGAGGATGAGGGTATGATTGCAGCTGTAAAAAAAGGATCACTTACTATAGAAAAACTTGAAGCCATGACTTGTGTTTGCTCTGTTGGTCTTGATATGATTGCAATACCTGGAGATACACCGTCAAGTACAATTTCTGCAATTATTGCAGATGAAGCTGCTATAGGCATGATTAATAATAAAACAACTGGAGTAAGAATAATTCCTGTTTACGGAAAATCACTGGGAGATGAAGCTGTATTTGGTGGGCTACTTGGAACGGCTCCTATCATGAAAGTAAATACATTTTCCAGTGAAGATTTCGTTAATAGAGGTGGTAGAATCCCTGCACCTATTCATAGCTTTAAAAATTGA
- a CDS encoding ACT domain-containing protein, whose product MNAFISVLGMDKKGIIKEISAILTDHSINILDINQTIVNGYFTMVMLVDLKDMVIEFKKLKNDLSISAKKLELSIKVQHEEIFSAMHKI is encoded by the coding sequence ATGAATGCATTTATTTCAGTACTAGGAATGGATAAAAAAGGAATTATCAAAGAAATTTCAGCAATTTTAACTGATCACTCTATCAATATTTTAGATATAAACCAAACAATTGTTAATGGATATTTTACAATGGTTATGCTAGTGGATCTTAAAGATATGGTAATTGAGTTTAAAAAACTTAAAAATGATTTATCTATTTCAGCAAAAAAACTTGAACTAAGCATAAAGGTGCAACACGAAGAAATTTTTTCTGCAATGCATAAAATATAA
- a CDS encoding HD domain-containing phosphohydrolase, whose product MKLKSKLIVIAIVILFILTAVAYKGISSINKANNNLNTFYEDRYIPNQILTDIQKQVFYMELNLQKMVYEKKSSLTVDDSNAEWKAIAESIQLINRLIKEYKNKYLVSDEVQVLKKVEILSTEYENILNEIFYYREYKGADILISKIEWLTKLSENYINELETINIDIAKKLKNDSNASAVKSRNVLLFLLFIVSIILLILFILIDKFTKRRISLEKKISEESISIVSNILEMHDEYTEGHSKSVANISRLIAEKLDCKDCENDYIYIAGLLHDIGKTFIGVDILNKKGKLNDEEYDEVKMHTIKGHDILIRTSELKVISKYVLHHHERWDGKGYPSGLKKSEIPYVSRILAVADTYDAMTSNRSYRQKLSKKEALDEIVKNAWTQFDPNVVNAFIKVCADQMI is encoded by the coding sequence ATGAAATTAAAAAGTAAATTGATTGTAATAGCTATTGTAATTTTATTTATTTTAACAGCTGTAGCATATAAGGGCATTAGCTCAATTAATAAAGCAAATAATAATTTAAATACGTTTTACGAAGATAGATATATTCCAAATCAAATTTTAACTGATATTCAAAAACAAGTATTTTATATGGAATTGAATTTACAAAAAATGGTGTATGAAAAAAAATCTTCTTTAACGGTTGATGATTCTAATGCTGAATGGAAAGCTATTGCTGAAAGTATTCAACTAATTAATAGATTAATTAAAGAATATAAGAACAAATATTTAGTATCAGATGAAGTCCAAGTACTTAAAAAAGTTGAAATTTTAAGCACCGAGTATGAAAACATATTAAATGAAATTTTTTACTATAGGGAGTATAAAGGTGCAGATATATTAATATCTAAAATTGAGTGGTTAACAAAACTTAGTGAAAATTATATAAATGAATTAGAAACTATAAACATTGATATTGCAAAAAAACTTAAAAATGATAGTAATGCTAGTGCAGTAAAATCAAGAAATGTTTTACTTTTTTTATTATTTATTGTTAGCATTATTTTATTAATTCTTTTTATTTTGATTGATAAATTTACAAAGAGAAGAATAAGTTTGGAAAAGAAAATCTCAGAGGAATCAATTTCTATTGTTTCGAATATTCTAGAAATGCATGATGAATACACTGAAGGACATTCTAAAAGTGTAGCCAATATTAGCAGGTTAATTGCTGAAAAGTTGGATTGTAAAGATTGTGAAAACGATTATATTTATATAGCAGGGCTTCTTCATGATATTGGAAAAACATTTATTGGTGTCGATATATTAAATAAAAAAGGAAAATTAAATGATGAAGAATATGACGAAGTAAAAATGCATACTATTAAAGGTCATGATATATTAATTAGGACAAGTGAATTAAAAGTAATTTCAAAATACGTACTTCACCACCATGAAAGGTGGGATGGAAAAGGGTATCCAAGTGGACTTAAAAAAAGTGAAATTCCTTATGTATCAAGAATTTTGGCAGTTGCTGATACTTATGACGCAATGACAAGCAATAGGTCATATAGACAAAAACTTAGTAAAAAAGAAGCGCTTGATGAAATAGTTAAAAACGCTTGGACGCAGTTTGATCCCAATGTTGTAAATGCCTTTATAAAAGTCTGCGCGGATCAGATGATTTAG
- a CDS encoding DEAD/DEAH box helicase, which translates to MNITTVSTKTKNINKQLIVIIKPNGYFEIDWQETNEIINQKHNDALKKLYSQFYINEFDTLLLLGLSEKRINFSESLKFLKSISNIFVKRLLQRADLEFVRDRIKLQIKEEDIVSILLKAPYIIGIENLNNDWIKKIWKELNISFCKMIKNYNGSVENFIISINPNIHLVGRIFFHLVENDINSNLPFTFLATYSAYISEDGNEKYLPLENALTEYKYDDIKLNELIEPLKIISKKSSLMFDMLETKEIFLKTDLDESSAYTFLKEIPLYEDAGIVCRIPKWWKNNSNSLKLSLTIGNNNISRVSLSSLVDFDASLYLGEDKLSSIELKNLLLEAEGLTFIKGKWVEVNHKKLNETLKAYENANKIIHNNTSNMSMLSALRFQLDAKKELDIIESDCYVEVSNGEWINSVLLKLTHPDSIENIDSGINFNGTLRPYQKKGLNWLYFMKNLGLGACLADDMGLGKTIQVIAFLNYIKDIQKEKALIVLPVSLIGNWTNELDKFAPKLKYTVLHPSENKNIKNSINIYNQDYDIYITSYGMLNKFEWINTVLWNTIILDEAQAIKNPTTQRTRAVKKINANYRVVMTGTPIENKLTDLWSIFDFLNKGLLGTTKEFLKFISKFENSDDNYSNLKKVISPFVLRRLKTDKSIILDLPDKIEMKTYSNLSKKQTVLYNNLVEDLKKQIENSKVGIQRKGIVLSSIIKFKQICNHPDQYLSQNTYLEEDSGKFERLRAICENIYEKRERVIVFTQFKEITNPLKIFLESIFKHKGLVIHGGTPIKKRQEFVEKFQTHEYVPFIVLSLKAGGIGLNLTAANHVIHFDRWWNPSVENQATDRAFRIGQRKNVIVHKFITKGTIEEKIDLMIEDKTKLSEEIISNNKTNIITKMNNKELIELFTFTP; encoded by the coding sequence ATGAATATTACTACGGTTTCTACCAAGACTAAAAATATTAACAAGCAATTGATTGTAATAATAAAACCAAACGGATACTTTGAAATAGATTGGCAAGAAACCAATGAAATTATTAATCAAAAACATAATGATGCTTTAAAAAAATTATATAGTCAATTTTATATTAACGAATTTGATACCTTACTTCTCCTTGGATTATCAGAAAAAAGAATCAATTTTTCAGAATCGCTAAAATTTTTAAAAAGTATTTCTAATATATTTGTAAAACGTCTACTTCAAAGAGCTGATTTAGAATTTGTTAGAGATAGAATTAAACTTCAAATAAAAGAAGAAGATATTGTAAGTATATTATTAAAAGCTCCATACATAATTGGTATTGAAAACCTTAACAATGATTGGATCAAAAAAATTTGGAAGGAACTTAATATTTCATTTTGCAAGATGATAAAAAACTATAATGGAAGTGTAGAAAATTTTATTATTTCTATTAATCCTAATATTCATTTGGTAGGCCGTATTTTTTTTCATTTGGTTGAAAATGATATTAATAGTAATCTTCCATTTACTTTTTTAGCTACATATTCTGCATATATATCTGAAGATGGAAACGAAAAATATTTACCACTTGAAAATGCACTTACTGAATATAAATATGATGATATAAAGCTAAATGAACTAATTGAACCCTTAAAAATAATAAGTAAAAAAAGTTCTCTTATGTTTGATATGCTCGAAACAAAAGAGATTTTTTTAAAAACAGATTTAGATGAATCAAGTGCTTATACTTTTTTAAAAGAAATTCCGCTTTATGAAGATGCCGGTATAGTTTGTAGAATTCCAAAGTGGTGGAAGAATAATTCTAATTCGTTGAAACTTTCTTTAACTATTGGAAATAATAACATTTCAAGAGTTAGCCTTAGTTCGCTTGTAGATTTCGATGCAAGTTTATATTTAGGCGAAGACAAGTTAAGCTCTATAGAATTAAAAAATTTATTACTCGAAGCTGAAGGATTAACTTTTATTAAAGGAAAATGGGTTGAAGTAAATCACAAAAAATTAAATGAGACTCTTAAAGCATATGAAAATGCAAATAAAATTATACATAACAACACTAGCAATATGAGTATGCTTAGTGCACTTCGCTTTCAATTAGATGCTAAAAAGGAACTCGATATTATTGAAAGTGATTGTTACGTTGAAGTTTCAAATGGTGAATGGATTAATTCTGTTCTATTAAAACTGACACATCCCGATAGTATAGAAAATATAGATAGTGGTATAAACTTTAATGGTACACTTAGACCCTATCAAAAAAAAGGTCTCAACTGGCTATATTTCATGAAAAATTTAGGTCTTGGGGCTTGTCTTGCAGATGATATGGGGCTTGGAAAAACTATACAAGTAATCGCTTTTCTTAATTATATAAAAGATATACAAAAAGAAAAAGCATTAATAGTTTTGCCCGTTTCATTAATTGGTAACTGGACTAATGAACTCGATAAATTTGCACCTAAATTAAAATACACGGTTCTCCATCCAAGTGAAAATAAAAATATAAAAAACTCTATAAATATTTATAATCAAGACTACGATATTTATATAACTTCTTATGGTATGTTAAACAAATTTGAATGGATTAATACAGTTCTTTGGAATACTATAATTTTAGATGAAGCACAAGCAATAAAAAATCCAACCACTCAAAGAACAAGAGCAGTAAAAAAAATAAATGCAAATTATAGAGTTGTAATGACAGGAACACCAATTGAAAACAAACTCACTGATTTGTGGTCAATATTTGATTTTTTAAATAAAGGACTCCTTGGTACAACTAAAGAGTTTTTAAAATTTATTAGTAAATTTGAGAACAGTGATGATAATTATAGTAATCTAAAAAAAGTTATAAGTCCTTTTGTCTTAAGACGTTTAAAAACTGATAAATCAATCATTTTAGATTTACCAGATAAAATTGAAATGAAAACATATTCAAATTTATCAAAGAAACAAACTGTACTCTATAATAACTTAGTTGAAGATTTAAAAAAACAAATAGAAAATTCAAAAGTTGGCATTCAAAGAAAAGGCATTGTTCTTTCTTCAATAATAAAATTCAAACAAATTTGCAACCATCCAGATCAATATCTTTCTCAAAATACTTATCTAGAAGAAGATAGTGGCAAGTTCGAACGACTACGAGCTATTTGCGAAAATATATATGAAAAAAGAGAAAGAGTTATTGTATTTACACAATTTAAAGAAATTACAAATCCGCTAAAAATATTTTTAGAGAGTATCTTTAAACATAAAGGATTAGTAATTCACGGTGGAACACCTATAAAGAAAAGACAAGAATTTGTAGAAAAATTTCAAACTCATGAATATGTTCCTTTTATAGTACTTTCCTTAAAAGCTGGAGGAATCGGTCTAAATTTAACAGCCGCAAACCATGTTATACATTTTGATAGATGGTGGAATCCATCAGTCGAAAATCAAGCAACTGATAGAGCTTTTAGAATCGGACAAAGAAAAAATGTTATTGTCCACAAATTCATAACAAAAGGAACAATAGAAGAGAAAATTGATTTAATGATTGAAGATAAAACAAAATTATCAGAAGAAATTATTTCTAACAATAAAACAAATATAATTACAAAAATGAATAACAAAGAACTTATTGAACTATTTACATTTACTCCGTAA
- a CDS encoding VOC family protein translates to MIERVNMSSSLFTKVDCFRLYIPDLEEGLSYYRDCLGLSLIWRTETAIGLGMDNDVTEIVIHNERKGQEVDLMVKSVEIAVEIIKSSGGRVIVEPFDIKIGKCAVVQDPWANQYVILDSSKGTFITDENGNVVGQNFQLKSIGEFI, encoded by the coding sequence GTGATAGAACGAGTAAATATGTCTAGCAGTTTATTTACTAAGGTTGATTGCTTTAGGCTATATATACCTGATTTAGAAGAAGGATTAAGCTATTATAGAGATTGCTTAGGCTTGAGTTTGATATGGCGAACAGAGACAGCAATCGGACTTGGAATGGACAATGACGTAACGGAAATAGTAATACATAACGAACGAAAAGGTCAAGAAGTTGACTTAATGGTCAAATCAGTAGAAATTGCAGTAGAAATTATAAAATCATCAGGTGGTCGTGTGATAGTAGAGCCATTTGATATAAAAATTGGAAAATGTGCAGTGGTACAAGATCCATGGGCAAATCAATATGTAATACTAGATTCATCAAAAGGAACATTCATAACAGACGAGAATGGAAATGTAGTTGGGCAAAATTTTCAACTAAAAAGTATTGGAGAGTTTATATGA
- a CDS encoding GNAT family N-acetyltransferase, protein MYISNRNIGNNKNYTLRLLNDEYLEEIQNLCNNCSDYYLLDKGSVADSDAAQKILEALPNGKTYDDQFNLGIFNKSNSLIGLINIIKDYPYSNVWMLGLLMIDPSERNNGLGKLIHKEIVNIVKEENANKIRIGVLKDNINALKFWNSIGYKLEKETEIDRGNNIIKKVLVFNYSV, encoded by the coding sequence ATGTATATCAGTAATAGAAATATTGGTAATAATAAAAATTATACACTTAGATTATTAAATGATGAATATTTAGAAGAAATCCAGAACTTATGTAATAATTGTTCTGATTATTATTTGTTGGATAAAGGTAGTGTAGCAGATTCAGACGCAGCACAGAAAATTCTTGAAGCTTTGCCAAATGGTAAAACTTATGATGATCAATTTAATTTAGGTATCTTCAATAAATCTAATAGTCTTATTGGGTTAATTAATATTATTAAAGATTATCCTTATTCCAATGTATGGATGTTAGGATTATTAATGATTGATCCAAGTGAACGCAATAATGGTTTAGGAAAATTAATACATAAAGAAATTGTTAATATTGTTAAAGAAGAAAATGCTAATAAAATTCGAATTGGTGTATTAAAAGATAATATAAATGCTTTGAAATTTTGGAATTCAATTGGATACAAGTTAGAAAAAGAAACAGAAATAGACAGAGGAAATAATATAATTAAAAAAGTTTTAGTTTTCAATTATAGTGTTTGA
- a CDS encoding IS110 family transposase produces the protein MSNYYHLPVVGIDVAANFSVVTALKPNGDVFRKNLKISHTLGGFNKLLLFLQKIEEEFNDSPKVFCESTGIYHLTLLHFLVKNQIDIHVINPLITNSNKNSNIRKVKTDKLDSLSIAKICKFDNVKTSTFTSEEFLHLKLLVREYYKVVDLKANLKKTFSNNIYINYPGLQNAFANITGKTPLIFIRKYPTPKHLLNAEPKVVIELLTKSSRRGSSWANNKYNKLIKIANSANIIGITPLLFESKVIRFSESFDFYTNQLRNIVDEIHQYIDNASFGEVFKQNINLLKSFKGLGDITAITLLVEMGDINNFSKPQQLVAFFGVDPSVNQSGNFSGDRNKMSKRGTAIGRRALYTVALASIRTSKNKKPINLVLYEYYHIALDKKKKKVKLVAVMNKLLRYIFSILKNQKPYEVRNPLVHKRMFLESKLHNPVAA, from the coding sequence ATGTCTAACTATTACCATTTGCCTGTTGTAGGCATTGATGTTGCTGCTAATTTTTCAGTAGTTACTGCTTTAAAACCTAATGGCGACGTATTCCGTAAGAACCTTAAAATTAGCCATACACTTGGGGGCTTCAATAAACTTCTTCTTTTTCTACAAAAAATTGAAGAAGAGTTTAACGATAGTCCCAAAGTATTTTGCGAATCCACGGGAATATATCATCTTACTCTTCTTCATTTTCTTGTTAAAAATCAGATTGATATACATGTAATAAATCCTCTGATAACTAATTCTAACAAGAATTCGAACATAAGAAAAGTAAAAACTGATAAATTAGATTCTCTTTCCATCGCAAAAATTTGTAAATTTGATAATGTAAAGACTTCAACATTCACTAGTGAGGAGTTTTTACACCTTAAACTCCTAGTTCGTGAGTATTACAAAGTTGTTGATTTAAAGGCAAATTTGAAAAAAACTTTCTCAAATAATATTTATATTAACTATCCAGGACTTCAAAATGCATTTGCTAATATAACAGGTAAGACACCTTTAATATTTATTAGAAAATATCCAACACCTAAACATCTTCTTAACGCTGAGCCCAAAGTTGTTATTGAACTTCTAACAAAGTCATCAAGACGTGGTTCTAGTTGGGCTAATAATAAATATAACAAACTTATAAAAATCGCTAATAGTGCCAATATCATTGGTATTACTCCCTTGCTTTTTGAATCTAAAGTAATACGTTTTAGCGAAAGTTTTGATTTTTATACAAATCAACTTAGAAATATTGTAGATGAAATTCACCAATATATTGACAATGCCTCTTTTGGAGAAGTATTTAAACAAAATATTAATCTTCTTAAAAGTTTCAAAGGTCTTGGTGATATAACTGCAATTACTTTGTTAGTTGAAATGGGTGATATTAATAATTTTTCTAAGCCTCAACAACTTGTAGCTTTTTTCGGTGTAGATCCTAGCGTTAATCAATCTGGCAATTTTAGCGGTGATCGCAATAAAATGTCCAAACGTGGTACTGCTATAGGTAGAAGAGCTTTGTACACAGTCGCTCTTGCTTCAATACGTACAAGTAAAAATAAAAAGCCAATAAATCTTGTTTTGTATGAATATTATCACATAGCCCTTGATAAGAAAAAGAAAAAAGTTAAACTTGTAGCTGTTATGAATAAACTACTTCGCTATATTTTTTCAATACTAAAAAATCAAAAACCATATGAAGTTAGAAATCCACTCGTCCACAAAAGGATGTTTTTAGAATCTAAACTTCATAATCCTGTTGCTGCTTAA
- a CDS encoding HD-GYP domain-containing protein, which yields MRAVPTKFIKGSPILGETLYNARGQILVKSGATLTDILVEKINSNRIFTVYLKDEHSNKDINRVIEQTLRLQGINLIKDLFAKAINNEASLLTIHNQLSEYAEDVLYETSSVKEKQIEYIDIKNVDDYLYSSSLNTAILSMLIAWELKISRDMVKQIFLGGIYHDIGLAFLPNEITNKSKELTMDEKRMILMHPLEGYKFLKDKTYINAYIKAITLQHHEHLDGSGYPHRVDSSKINRYAYIIGIAYIYDAMTSDRPYRKAGSPKEAIEYIIGTSGTHFPKDIASTFLDKIDPYPRGSLVKLNDGRIAVVDQVPKGFSLRPSIRIISKINEKFVYTPINLLEHNSIIIESEVYNFE from the coding sequence ATGAGAGCTGTTCCAACAAAATTTATTAAAGGTTCTCCAATTTTAGGAGAAACACTTTATAATGCTAGAGGGCAAATATTAGTTAAAAGCGGCGCAACATTAACTGATATCTTAGTTGAAAAAATAAACAGCAATAGAATTTTCACTGTTTATCTGAAAGACGAGCATAGTAACAAAGACATCAATAGAGTCATAGAACAAACACTTAGACTTCAAGGCATAAATTTAATCAAAGATTTATTTGCAAAAGCTATAAATAACGAAGCCAGTTTACTTACTATTCACAACCAATTATCAGAATACGCGGAAGATGTTCTATATGAAACATCTTCTGTAAAAGAGAAACAAATTGAATATATTGATATTAAAAATGTTGACGACTATTTATATAGTTCTTCCTTGAACACTGCTATACTTTCTATGCTAATTGCATGGGAACTAAAAATATCAAGAGATATGGTTAAACAAATTTTTTTAGGAGGTATTTACCACGATATTGGACTAGCTTTTCTTCCTAATGAAATAACTAACAAGTCAAAAGAACTTACTATGGATGAAAAACGTATGATACTTATGCATCCATTAGAAGGCTATAAATTTTTGAAGGATAAAACCTATATTAATGCTTATATTAAAGCAATAACACTTCAACATCATGAACATTTAGATGGTTCTGGTTACCCTCATAGAGTTGATTCTTCAAAAATTAATCGTTATGCTTATATAATTGGAATTGCATATATATATGATGCCATGACATCCGATAGACCATATCGAAAAGCAGGAAGTCCAAAAGAAGCCATAGAATATATTATTGGTACTTCAGGTACTCATTTTCCTAAGGATATTGCAAGTACATTTCTTGATAAAATTGACCCTTACCCAAGAGGATCACTTGTAAAATTAAACGATGGAAGAATTGCAGTTGTAGATCAAGTTCCAAAAGGCTTTTCACTTCGACCTTCAATTAGAATCATATCAAAAATTAATGAAAAATTCGTTTATACTCCAATAAATTTACTTGAACATAATTCAATTATTATTGAATCTGAAGTGTACAATTTTGAATAA